The genome window ACAACGCGTTTCCACTTCGTGTCATTCCCGGTTTCCGTTGGGATAGGCCGAGGCGGAGATATTACAGCCGTCAGTCTGGAATAACCTTTGTGTGCGGACAGACACGGTGCTGTCCCCCGCTCTATTTTCAGTGTTCCTGGCAGTTACTCACGCCCATGTCGTTTTGGTCGTAGTTGGATGAGAGGCATCAATGTTCGCTTTTGTTTAAAAGTGAATTTCCTGGAACTCCGCGAATGTTCATCTTCGACCTTTTTCGATCGCGCTTTTCATCCCCTCCTTGAACCCGAACGGCGCTTCCGTTTTAGCGTAAATTTCTGAGTCTTTGGGGCTGGAGGAAGTTGTTTTACTCGCTTCTTCCCCGACTTACGGACTGGTGTCGGCTCTCTGTCTCTGGCTAGGGCCAAGTTGGCAAAGCAGGACATCAGGACAGGCCTTGCAAAGCTGTCCAGCATTGAGAGCTCAAAGACGTCCTCGCGGGTTTCTCGGATGTGAGCCGGAAGATGGGCCTGAATCGATATCTTTTTACCGTATCGAGTAAGTGAGGACTTTCTCAGGTATAAATTTGTTTCAACACCATCTTTAATTAAATGTAAGCGCGAGAAAAACTTGTCAATTTCCGAGACATACCGAAGTTGGACGGGCCGCCAACCTTGATCTTCCCATGCGGAACGTTCTTCATGGAGGCTTAGTTTTGCAACCGATAGCTTCGCTGGAATACTCGTGGAATCCGTACACGGATGTTTTGGCCAGGGCGGCCCAAGTTCGTCAAAAAATACTCGTCCGCCATCTGGAGATTTATAGAAAAATACAAGGGCGCCACACACTGGGCAAGAAGCATTGGGAAGCGTGAAGCTCTCTTTCGACAGATCCAGTGGCGGCACCCACTGATTATAGTCCGAGCCAAATTGGCGCTTACCAGCATGGCCCTTACCGCCCCATCCACATTGACATTCAGGTGGATGGTTCCATGCATTACACATGTTTGCGCTCCTGAAAATTCCCGGACAGTCCTAACCCGCCGCCGCGTCGCCAGAGACTGGCTTCGTCCGATCCAGCGCATCAAAGATTCCGTCAATCACCCGATCTTTCCCGGCGAACAGTTCTTCTGGCCCCCCAGCATGAATTGACGAAAAAGGCGGTTCGTAGAGTGCGGAGGGCTCTATCACTCCCCGCGATGCGAGCTGTTCAATGAGGGTTTCAACGAAACGGATTTGGGGCGCCGTCAGACTGGTATCCGAAATATATTTCCCAAATGCCTCCTTCGCCGCTGCCTCATCCATGCCTACGAGGCTGCGGACGAAATAAGGGAGCGAGGGCGCGCCTGAACGCTCCAGCAATCCAGACAACAATGACTTGCCATCATCCTCACCCAGATCGATGAGCATCTGTTCAAGGGCTTCTAAGTCCTGCTCAGTCAGCGGGCGATTTTTCCGCAGGCGCTGAATCACGATGTTGTCAAGGTGGCTACGAAGATAATCCTTCACCTTTTTTTCGAACTGAACGCTGGTCATCTTGGGGATATCCACGACCGGGTCGTCTCGTACGCCGATGATTTCGTCCTGAAAATCCGTGTAGACGATCTTGCGTTCTTTCTTGTCGAGGAACGCGGTGAGGCCCCGCAGACGAAGGCGAAGATCCTCCAGTGTCGGAACGTCCATGCCCTCCCAAAACTCGGGACTTTGCACCGCCTGAATGAAATCGAGCTGGTTCTTCACTGCTGGAATGCCCGTTTTCTCTTCCAGCTTCATCGCGATTTCAATCACCTTGTTGCGGTTGCTTTCAAACGTCGACGCGTCTGAATTCAGCAGTGCGGTCTGCATGCGCAACACAGTGAGATCGAACATTCTCGAACGGATGTCATCGCTATCCAGCTCTGATGGTAGTCCCGCAACGTCGTTTGCCAGAACCATCTGATCCTCATCGCTCAGTTCGGACCAGGCATCTGCATCCTTAAAACGCTCAACAACCTGCTGCTTCATGCGAACAATGAAGTTTTCCGTGTTCATGGCGCTCACTTCACCGTGCAAATCCTGAATGAGGTGCCCGGTGACGGCCTGTTCAGGATCAAACTCTTCAGCCTCCTGAAGCTGCTTCAGCAACTGAACACGGGCGCGGAAGAGTCGAATTCCTAATGAGGGAGTGTTGCCCGCTTCGATGCCCTGAGGGTTCTCCCGGAAGAAGTCGAAGTTGTAGCAAAAATCGAATATCCGAAAGTCCTGCTTGTCTTGGTCGGGCCCATAAAGGTCCGGGCATAGGCGTGTGCCTCGCCCGATCATTTGCCAGAATTTGATCTTGGAGTACACGGGTTTGAAGAACACCAGATTCACCACTTCGGGCACGTCGATGCCGGTGTCCAGCATGTCGACGGAAATGGCAATGTGAGGTGGCTTGTCCTTCTGCGAGAAGTCGTCAATCAGGCTCTGGGCATACTTGCCTTTGTGGGAGATCACCCGCGCGAACTGGCCCGCATGCTTTGGGTAATGGTGATTGAAGCGCTTTTCGATAAATTCTGCGTGTTCCTGGTTACGTGCAAAGATGATCGTTTTACCGAGGCGGTCACCACCTTCTACCCGATGGCCATGCTCCATCAGGTGCTGCAACCCTTTATCGACAGTGTCCTTGTTGAACAACCAGTTGTTGAGCGCAGACGCATTGACCCGCTCGGGGATGTCGGACCCGTCTTCAGCGTCGCCCCACTCCAACTCTTCCCACTGAGCTTTTTCTTCATCACTCAATGAGTCGTAATCGATGCCCTCTCTGGGGAACCGAAGATCAACCTGTTGAACCCGAGGTGGCACCAGAAAGCCATCGCTGACCGCCTTGTCCAGCTCATAGGCGTCAGTCGGCACGCCCTGCTCCAGATCGAACAGGTCATAGGTGTTTTTATCCACCTGTTCGCGCGGCGTAGCGGTAAGGCCGAACAGCATAGAATCAAAATACTGGAAGATCGCTTTATAGCGCTGGTAGACCGAGCGATGGGCTTCATCAATCACAATCAGGTCGAAATGACCGACCCCAAACCTCGCCTCGTCCGTATCGCTACCGCGATTGGCATCAATCAGCCCCATCATCGTGGGATAGGTGCACACGTACACCCGGCCTTCCGTGTCCTTCTCGGTAACTAGGTTCACTGGGCTGGATTCCGGCAGATGCGCTTTGAATGCATTCACCGCCTGATTCACCAGCGACACCCGGTCAGCCAGAAACAGAACCCGTTTGACCCAGTTGGCACGCTGTAATACATCTGCCAGCGCGATAGCCGTTCGGGTCTTGCCGGTACCGGTCGCCATTACCAGA of Marinobacter sediminum contains these proteins:
- a CDS encoding DEAD/DEAH box helicase family protein, which translates into the protein MTNFAFLPKDFNELSQAATLAEGHILGDPRAACFHARFALEAAVHWLYRHDASLRMPYDNKLGALLHEPTFMNLLPEAVFQKARVIQKVGNIAVHQTKPIETQHAMQVVKELHHVCYWLVRTYTPSAPREGAAWRDDRVPRPLDKSQVVPRTELKALEEKLAAHHEAALKQQKERDALDEELQALREELAELREMREQEPDTHDYSEADTRRYLIDLELHRAGWPLEQKRDREYEVTGMPNNKGIGYVDYVLWDDDGKPLAVVEAKKTTVDATAGQQQAKLYADCLEQMHGQRPLIFYTNGYDTWLWDDKVYPPREVAGFYKKDELTRLIRRRESRKPLDVAAINTDIVERYYQKRAIGSIFEQLKNAQRKALLVMATGTGKTRTAIALADVLQRANWVKRVLFLADRVSLVNQAVNAFKAHLPESSPVNLVTEKDTEGRVYVCTYPTMMGLIDANRGSDTDEARFGVGHFDLIVIDEAHRSVYQRYKAIFQYFDSMLFGLTATPREQVDKNTYDLFDLEQGVPTDAYELDKAVSDGFLVPPRVQQVDLRFPREGIDYDSLSDEEKAQWEELEWGDAEDGSDIPERVNASALNNWLFNKDTVDKGLQHLMEHGHRVEGGDRLGKTIIFARNQEHAEFIEKRFNHHYPKHAGQFARVISHKGKYAQSLIDDFSQKDKPPHIAISVDMLDTGIDVPEVVNLVFFKPVYSKIKFWQMIGRGTRLCPDLYGPDQDKQDFRIFDFCYNFDFFRENPQGIEAGNTPSLGIRLFRARVQLLKQLQEAEEFDPEQAVTGHLIQDLHGEVSAMNTENFIVRMKQQVVERFKDADAWSELSDEDQMVLANDVAGLPSELDSDDIRSRMFDLTVLRMQTALLNSDASTFESNRNKVIEIAMKLEEKTGIPAVKNQLDFIQAVQSPEFWEGMDVPTLEDLRLRLRGLTAFLDKKERKIVYTDFQDEIIGVRDDPVVDIPKMTSVQFEKKVKDYLRSHLDNIVIQRLRKNRPLTEQDLEALEQMLIDLGEDDGKSLLSGLLERSGAPSLPYFVRSLVGMDEAAAKEAFGKYISDTSLTAPQIRFVETLIEQLASRGVIEPSALYEPPFSSIHAGGPEELFAGKDRVIDGIFDALDRTKPVSGDAAAG